In the genome of Nonlabens sp. MB-3u-79, one region contains:
- the hppD gene encoding 4-hydroxyphenylpyruvate dioxygenase: protein MPADIKNLKDLQNTEYSLKKLFKEAEDFLPLLGTDYVELYVGNAKQSAHFYKTAFGFQSEAYAGLETGLKDRVSYVLKQGKIRLVLTTPIVKDGELNEHINIHGDGVKVIALWVEDARKAFEETTKRGAKPYLEPTVEQDEHGEVVKSGIYTYGETVHMFIERKNYKGLFLPGFKKWESHYNPEPVGLKFIDHMVGNVGWDEMNTWCKFYGEVMGFAQIISFADDDIATEYTALMSKVMSNGNGRVKFPINEPAKGKKKSQIEEYLDFYNGPGVQHIAVATDDIVATVSAMRDRGVEFLYVPEEYYDDLIERVGEIDEDVEVLKEHGILIDRDEEGYLLQLFTKTVVDRPTMFIEVIQRKGAQSFGVGNFKALFEAIEREQALRGTL from the coding sequence ATGCCAGCAGATATCAAAAACCTAAAAGATCTACAAAACACCGAGTATTCACTTAAGAAGCTTTTTAAAGAAGCCGAAGACTTTCTTCCACTTCTAGGAACTGATTATGTAGAATTGTATGTAGGTAATGCCAAACAAAGTGCTCATTTTTATAAAACCGCTTTTGGCTTTCAATCAGAAGCTTATGCTGGTCTTGAGACTGGCCTTAAAGACCGGGTTTCTTATGTGTTAAAACAAGGTAAAATAAGACTCGTTCTTACAACACCTATAGTAAAGGACGGAGAACTCAACGAGCACATCAACATTCACGGTGACGGAGTGAAAGTAATAGCTCTATGGGTAGAAGATGCTCGAAAAGCATTTGAAGAAACTACTAAAAGAGGCGCTAAGCCATACCTAGAGCCTACCGTAGAACAAGACGAACATGGTGAAGTTGTAAAGTCTGGGATCTACACCTACGGAGAAACCGTTCACATGTTTATAGAGCGTAAAAACTACAAGGGGCTCTTCCTTCCTGGATTTAAAAAATGGGAATCTCATTACAACCCAGAACCCGTAGGCCTTAAGTTTATAGACCATATGGTAGGAAATGTAGGATGGGATGAAATGAATACCTGGTGTAAATTCTATGGAGAAGTTATGGGCTTTGCACAAATCATTTCCTTTGCAGATGATGATATTGCAACAGAATACACTGCCTTGATGAGCAAAGTGATGAGTAACGGGAACGGTAGAGTGAAGTTCCCAATCAATGAGCCTGCCAAAGGAAAGAAGAAATCACAAATTGAAGAGTACCTAGATTTTTATAATGGTCCTGGTGTACAACATATTGCCGTTGCTACCGATGATATTGTTGCTACCGTAAGCGCAATGAGAGACCGAGGTGTAGAATTTCTTTACGTTCCCGAAGAATATTACGACGATCTTATAGAACGTGTAGGAGAAATAGACGAAGATGTAGAAGTGTTGAAAGAGCACGGTATCCTTATAGATAGAGATGAAGAAGGATATTTATTACAACTATTCACTAAGACTGTTGTCGACCGACCGACTATGTTTATAGAAGTGATACAGCGCAAAGGAGCACAATCTTTTGGAGTGGGAAACTTTAAAGCACTGTTTGAAGCAATAGAAAGAGAACAGGCTTTACGAGGTACTTTATAA
- the uvrC gene encoding excinuclease ABC subunit UvrC, which yields MESPPLEVQIKTLPLSPGVYLYFDKKDKLLYVGKAKKLKNRVSSYFTKSHDSFRIRTMVKNIHRIEHIVVETETDALLLENSLIKSRNPRYNIMLRDDKTYPWLVIKKERFPRVFLTRKMIKDGSEYFGPYTSVRTVRTLLELVKTLYPIRTCNYDLQQDKINEGKFKLCLEYHIGNCKGPCTGLQHEVAYNRSIEAIRGIVKGDFKEAVSYFTELMQAHAVNMEFEEAQQLKEKLEILTRYQAKSTVVNPNISNVDIFTIVSDEAAGYVNYLQINHGAITRSHTMELKKQLDEDDKQLLELAIVELRNRFDSQSTEVYTQFEVELGENLKVTVPKLGDKKRVVDLSERNAKFFRQEQFKTIKIVDPDRHTNRLMIQMKADLHLDEEPRHLECFDNSNIQGTNPVAACVVFKNGKPSKKEYRNFNIKTVEGPDDFASMEEVVYRRYRRLLEEDQPLPQLIIVDGGKGQLSSGVTALERLGLRGRIPIIGIAKRLEELFYPNDPVPLYLDKRSETLKVIQQMRNEAHRFGITHHRNKRSKQAIETELDEIPGIGEKTVVDLLKYFRSVKRVKVATKKELAEVVGVSKAQKIIDFYKDEEE from the coding sequence ATGGAATCACCACCTTTAGAGGTTCAAATCAAAACCTTGCCGCTTTCTCCGGGAGTCTATTTGTATTTTGACAAAAAAGACAAGTTGCTCTATGTAGGAAAAGCAAAAAAGCTCAAAAATCGAGTTTCGTCTTACTTTACAAAAAGCCACGACAGTTTCCGCATCCGAACGATGGTGAAAAACATCCACCGTATTGAACATATAGTGGTAGAAACAGAAACTGATGCGCTGCTATTAGAAAACAGCTTGATTAAAAGTCGCAACCCGCGGTACAATATCATGCTGCGCGATGATAAAACTTACCCCTGGCTGGTGATTAAAAAAGAACGTTTCCCACGGGTTTTTCTAACTCGTAAAATGATCAAAGACGGCAGTGAATATTTCGGCCCTTATACCAGTGTTAGAACAGTAAGAACTTTGCTGGAATTAGTAAAAACGCTGTATCCCATACGCACTTGTAATTACGATTTACAACAAGACAAAATTAATGAGGGCAAGTTTAAATTGTGCCTAGAATACCATATAGGTAATTGTAAAGGTCCTTGCACTGGGTTGCAACATGAAGTAGCATACAACCGCAGTATAGAAGCCATAAGAGGAATTGTAAAAGGGGATTTTAAGGAAGCCGTTTCTTACTTTACAGAGTTGATGCAAGCCCATGCAGTCAACATGGAGTTTGAAGAAGCACAGCAATTAAAAGAGAAACTAGAAATCCTTACGAGATACCAAGCCAAGTCTACCGTAGTCAACCCTAATATTTCTAACGTAGATATCTTTACAATAGTAAGTGATGAAGCGGCTGGTTATGTGAATTATCTTCAAATCAATCATGGAGCAATCACACGCTCGCATACCATGGAGCTAAAGAAACAACTGGATGAAGATGACAAGCAATTGCTAGAACTCGCCATTGTAGAATTGCGCAATAGATTTGATTCCCAATCAACAGAGGTTTACACGCAATTTGAGGTAGAACTAGGAGAAAATCTCAAAGTAACCGTACCTAAACTAGGAGACAAAAAACGAGTGGTTGATTTATCAGAACGCAATGCTAAATTCTTTAGACAGGAACAGTTCAAAACTATTAAAATTGTAGATCCAGACCGACATACCAACAGGCTTATGATCCAGATGAAAGCCGACTTACACCTGGATGAAGAACCTAGACATCTGGAGTGTTTTGACAATTCAAATATTCAAGGAACCAACCCTGTTGCGGCATGTGTAGTGTTCAAAAATGGTAAACCCAGTAAAAAAGAGTACCGAAATTTCAATATAAAAACAGTTGAAGGACCAGATGATTTTGCAAGTATGGAAGAGGTCGTTTACAGAAGGTACCGCAGGTTGCTAGAAGAAGACCAGCCCTTACCTCAACTGATTATTGTTGATGGTGGGAAAGGACAACTTTCCAGTGGCGTTACTGCCTTAGAACGACTGGGATTAAGAGGTAGAATACCTATAATAGGAATTGCAAAAAGACTGGAAGAGCTTTTTTATCCTAACGATCCTGTACCTTTATACCTAGATAAACGTTCTGAAACCTTAAAAGTCATTCAGCAAATGCGTAATGAAGCGCACCGTTTTGGAATCACACATCATAGAAACAAACGCAGTAAACAAGCTATTGAAACCGAACTAGACGAGATTCCTGGAATAGGAGAAAAGACGGTGGTAGATTTACTCAAGTACTTTAGAAGCGTTAAACGCGTTAAGGTAGCAACTAAAAAAGAGCTGGCTGAAGTTGTAGGGGTTTCTAAAGCTCAAAAAATTATAGATTTTTATAAAGATGAAGAAGAGTAG
- a CDS encoding homogentisate 1,2-dioxygenase, whose product MPFYHKLGKIPPKRHTQFRKPDGSLYSEQLFGTIGFEGMSTNSYHMYRPTMVKEIKNQYSVKPEIALKNHLKSYRLKGFQIQPEADYLESRKTVLINSDVAIILAAPQESTENYFYKNSDADELLFVHRGTGTLRTHLGNLDFKYGDYLLIPRGIIYKIDFDTTDNRLFIVESRRPIYTPKRYRNWFGQLLEHAPYCERDLRRPETLETHDEKGEFLIKVKKQDDIFDMVYASHPFDVVGYDGYNFPYAFSIHDFEPITGRIHQPPPVHQTFETDAFVVCSFVPRLYDYHPNSIPAPYNHSNIDSDEVLYYVDGDFMSRNDIAAGHISLHPAGIPHGPHPGTVEKSIGKTKTEELAVMVDTFKPLMVTKEGLEIADDSYHKSWLD is encoded by the coding sequence ATGCCTTTTTACCATAAACTGGGTAAAATACCACCCAAAAGACACACGCAATTTAGAAAACCCGATGGTTCTCTTTATTCAGAACAACTTTTTGGAACCATAGGTTTTGAAGGGATGTCCACAAACTCTTACCATATGTACCGACCTACTATGGTTAAAGAGATTAAAAATCAATACAGTGTAAAACCAGAAATAGCACTGAAAAACCACCTTAAATCTTACCGTCTTAAAGGCTTTCAAATACAACCCGAAGCCGACTATTTAGAAAGTCGTAAAACCGTTTTAATAAATAGTGACGTGGCCATTATCCTTGCTGCACCACAAGAATCTACTGAGAATTATTTCTATAAAAATAGCGATGCAGACGAATTGCTTTTTGTTCATAGAGGGACGGGGACACTGCGTACTCATTTAGGAAATTTAGATTTTAAATACGGCGATTACTTATTGATACCTAGAGGTATTATTTATAAAATTGATTTTGACACTACTGATAACAGGCTTTTTATTGTGGAGAGTAGACGTCCCATTTATACTCCTAAACGCTATAGAAATTGGTTTGGTCAATTGTTAGAACATGCCCCTTACTGTGAACGAGACTTGAGAAGACCCGAAACTCTAGAAACACATGACGAAAAAGGTGAGTTTTTAATAAAAGTAAAAAAGCAAGACGATATTTTTGACATGGTCTATGCATCACACCCTTTTGACGTCGTTGGATACGACGGTTACAATTTCCCGTATGCTTTTTCTATTCATGATTTTGAACCTATAACTGGACGCATTCATCAGCCGCCACCAGTGCATCAAACTTTTGAAACAGACGCTTTTGTGGTTTGTAGTTTTGTGCCTCGATTATACGATTACCACCCGAATAGCATTCCCGCACCTTATAATCATAGCAATATTGATAGCGATGAAGTGCTTTATTATGTAGATGGAGATTTTATGAGTCGCAACGATATTGCGGCTGGACACATCAGTTTACATCCTGCTGGAATACCCCACGGGCCACACCCAGGAACTGTTGAAAAAAGTATCGGAAAAACAAAGACAGAAGAACTAGCCGTTATGGTAGATACGTTTAAACCTTTAATGGTTACTAAAGAAGGATTAGAAATTGCAGACGACAGTTATCATAAAAGCTGGTTGGATTAA
- a CDS encoding patatin-like phospholipase family protein yields MKKSRFLLFLIVLAFAKANHLQAQENEPTSRPKIGLVLSGGGAKGLAHIGTLKIIDSLGIKVDYVAGTSMGAIVGSLYASGYTGKQIDSIFNIIDFDKIISDDIPRNSKSYYERRSNERYAVTLPFKDFKVLLPSSLSKGQNIYNLLSRLLSHVKDTDDFSKLPIPFLCIATDITTGEEVVLDRGYLPKAVNASGALPSLFAPVEIDGQLLIDGGVTDNYPIDKLKERGMDIIIGVDVQDDLKSLQELRSALDILSQINNFRTINDMKAKAPQTDVYITPDIAAYTVVSFDQGREIIQKGEEAAREHAAQLKSLVFDNYSRPELIVKTVDSIYLNKINVKGNNNYTRAFIVGRFKVKTPGMVAYKDLSSGFNNLQATDNFTKINYEIIADDGGSILEIDLVESDVRNYLRLGLHYDELLRSAALINLARKNVFFDNDIISVDAIIGDNLRYNFDYYIDKGRYWSIGLHSEFVKFEQDVSAAFVEDVINLAPLSVNSLRLQYRDWTQQGFLQTRINESVNFVAGVEVKSLHVFTETLITGNPTNDATDFSDGSMGSVYGKILVDSYDNALFPSSGWKVEGDFHLYAFNTEFGERFKEFSIAQVEVGHAERFGNFTLRGAAHIGITIGDTDNSAMDFFLGGYGSRRINNLIPFYGYDFISISGGSMIKVLFEADYEVFKKNHVVFSANFANTQDNLFEQSDWFSNARYTGYAIGYGIETFLGPLELKYSFSPQQKDGQVFVNIGFKF; encoded by the coding sequence ATGAAGAAGAGTAGGTTCCTTTTGTTTTTAATCGTTCTCGCTTTCGCGAAAGCGAATCATCTTCAAGCGCAAGAGAACGAACCTACCTCTAGACCAAAAATAGGACTGGTGCTTTCTGGTGGTGGTGCAAAAGGACTGGCTCATATAGGAACTTTGAAAATTATTGATTCGCTTGGGATAAAGGTGGACTACGTGGCAGGAACGAGCATGGGAGCGATCGTAGGATCTCTTTATGCCTCTGGATATACAGGCAAACAGATCGATTCTATTTTTAATATTATTGATTTTGACAAGATCATTTCTGACGATATACCCCGTAATTCAAAATCCTATTATGAACGCAGAAGCAATGAACGCTATGCGGTAACTTTGCCTTTTAAAGATTTTAAAGTATTGCTCCCCTCCTCTTTGAGTAAAGGCCAAAATATCTATAACTTGCTTTCAAGATTGCTGTCTCATGTTAAAGATACAGATGATTTTAGCAAACTACCTATTCCTTTTTTATGTATCGCTACAGACATTACTACTGGTGAAGAAGTAGTACTAGATAGAGGGTATTTACCAAAAGCTGTAAATGCTAGTGGTGCGCTACCTTCCCTTTTTGCACCTGTAGAAATAGACGGCCAGCTGCTTATAGACGGAGGTGTTACCGACAATTATCCTATAGACAAATTGAAAGAACGCGGCATGGACATTATTATAGGTGTAGATGTGCAGGACGATTTAAAATCACTACAGGAATTGCGTAGTGCACTAGATATACTTTCGCAGATCAATAATTTCCGTACTATTAATGACATGAAGGCAAAAGCGCCACAAACAGATGTCTATATCACCCCTGATATAGCAGCCTATACTGTAGTCTCTTTTGACCAAGGAAGAGAGATAATTCAAAAAGGAGAAGAAGCGGCTAGAGAACATGCAGCCCAACTTAAAAGCTTAGTCTTTGATAACTATTCCAGACCAGAATTAATAGTCAAAACTGTGGACAGTATTTATCTCAACAAGATCAATGTAAAGGGAAATAATAATTATACCAGAGCTTTTATTGTAGGTAGGTTTAAAGTGAAAACACCTGGAATGGTGGCTTATAAAGATTTGAGTAGTGGTTTCAATAATTTACAAGCAACTGATAATTTTACTAAAATCAATTATGAAATCATCGCAGACGATGGTGGCTCCATATTAGAAATAGATTTAGTTGAAAGCGATGTACGTAATTATTTACGACTGGGGCTTCACTATGATGAACTGTTGCGCAGTGCGGCACTTATCAATCTAGCTCGGAAAAATGTTTTTTTTGATAACGATATTATATCGGTGGATGCCATCATAGGAGATAATCTCAGGTACAATTTTGATTATTATATCGATAAAGGCCGTTACTGGTCCATAGGCTTGCACAGTGAATTTGTAAAATTTGAACAAGACGTAAGTGCCGCTTTTGTAGAAGATGTCATCAACTTGGCACCGCTAAGTGTGAACAGCCTTAGGTTACAATATAGAGACTGGACACAACAAGGCTTTTTACAGACAAGGATTAATGAATCGGTGAATTTTGTTGCAGGAGTTGAAGTAAAGTCGCTCCATGTTTTTACAGAAACCTTGATCACCGGTAACCCTACTAACGACGCAACCGATTTCTCAGACGGGAGTATGGGAAGTGTTTATGGTAAGATACTCGTCGACTCTTATGACAATGCCCTTTTTCCCTCTTCTGGATGGAAGGTAGAAGGTGATTTTCACTTATATGCATTCAATACCGAATTTGGGGAGCGGTTTAAAGAATTCTCTATCGCCCAAGTAGAAGTAGGTCATGCAGAGCGTTTTGGCAATTTTACCCTTCGGGGAGCTGCGCATATAGGAATTACAATAGGTGATACGGACAACTCTGCAATGGATTTTTTCTTAGGAGGATATGGCTCCCGCAGGATCAATAATCTTATTCCGTTTTATGGATATGATTTTATAAGTATTAGTGGCGGCTCCATGATTAAGGTGCTTTTTGAAGCAGATTATGAAGTATTCAAGAAGAATCATGTGGTGTTCAGTGCTAATTTTGCAAACACACAAGACAATTTATTTGAACAATCTGACTGGTTCAGTAATGCAAGGTATACTGGTTATGCCATTGGTTATGGTATAGAAACCTTTTTAGGTCCGTTAGAATTAAAATACAGCTTCTCTCCACAACAGAAAGACGGACAGGTATTTGTGAATATCGGTTTTAAATTTTGA
- a CDS encoding type I phosphomannose isomerase catalytic subunit, translating to MKVYPLKFEPVFHYRIWGGEKLKTDFNKNYDQESIGESWEISAVPGSETLVNQGLYKGKTINELIELFKADFLGEEVFHQYGGEFPLLIKFIDAKKPLSIQVHPSDELARERHNSFGKNEMWYIMPSYEDAVITVGFKKQLDQHSYQEYLENNTITEVLNEFPVKAGDAFYIPTGRVHAIGAGVVLAEIQQSSDVTYRIYDYDRKDAKTGKTRELHTEMALEAIDFELQDKYHTEYTRKKNQANELINSPYFKTNFLKIKGEQERDLSQINSFIIYMCVKGSAFLLYENESYAINQGECLLLPAGIDKVLFQATSTQLIEIYL from the coding sequence ATGAAAGTGTATCCTTTGAAATTCGAGCCTGTTTTTCACTATCGTATTTGGGGTGGAGAAAAGCTCAAAACAGATTTTAATAAAAATTACGATCAAGAATCCATAGGAGAGTCTTGGGAAATAAGCGCAGTGCCTGGAAGTGAAACTCTAGTAAATCAAGGATTGTACAAAGGAAAAACAATCAATGAGCTTATAGAGTTATTTAAAGCTGATTTTCTAGGAGAAGAAGTTTTCCATCAGTACGGTGGGGAATTCCCCTTACTCATCAAATTTATAGACGCAAAAAAACCACTTTCTATTCAAGTACACCCCAGTGATGAACTTGCTAGAGAACGACACAATTCCTTTGGTAAAAATGAGATGTGGTATATCATGCCATCTTATGAAGATGCTGTGATCACCGTAGGTTTTAAGAAACAACTGGATCAACATTCTTATCAAGAATATCTTGAAAACAATACTATTACCGAAGTTTTAAATGAATTTCCAGTAAAAGCAGGAGACGCTTTTTACATTCCTACAGGAAGAGTTCATGCGATAGGTGCTGGAGTCGTGCTTGCTGAGATCCAGCAATCTTCTGATGTTACTTACCGCATTTATGACTACGACCGCAAAGATGCAAAAACAGGAAAAACTAGAGAGCTTCATACTGAAATGGCGTTGGAGGCCATTGACTTTGAACTTCAAGATAAATACCATACCGAATACACAAGAAAAAAGAACCAAGCTAATGAGTTGATCAATTCTCCTTATTTTAAAACCAATTTTTTAAAGATAAAAGGAGAGCAAGAACGGGACCTATCTCAAATCAATTCGTTTATCATATATATGTGCGTAAAAGGAAGTGCTTTTTTGCTTTATGAAAACGAGTCTTACGCGATCAATCAAGGAGAATGTCTTTTATTGCCAGCGGGAATAGACAAGGTGTTGTTCCAGGCCACTTCTACACAGCTTATTGAGATTTACTTGTAA
- a CDS encoding DUF3108 domain-containing protein, whose amino-acid sequence MKKIIFLMIAVFATTTAFTPGTVSTGATEQLAFEDGEWFKFRIHYGVFNASYAELKVSKARLKGRPVYHIKGKGKSTGLLHLFFKVDDNYETYIDRETVKPYRFIREIDEGGHTKDIQIDFDHEAGTALVNDKKNKEETIVNIEPYTQDMISAFYHLRNMVDIETLQLGDEFTLPMFFDKENFEFKLKYLGEEIVKTKFGQVASLKFRPYVQSGRVFKEEESLTVWISKDANKIPLRIKAKLAVGSLTADLQSFKGLKHSFQIIADN is encoded by the coding sequence ATGAAAAAGATCATTTTTTTAATGATAGCTGTTTTTGCAACAACTACAGCTTTTACTCCAGGGACTGTATCAACAGGCGCCACAGAGCAACTAGCCTTTGAAGATGGAGAGTGGTTTAAATTCAGAATTCACTACGGTGTATTTAATGCCAGCTATGCAGAGCTCAAAGTGAGTAAAGCAAGACTTAAAGGAAGACCAGTTTATCACATTAAAGGAAAAGGGAAATCTACTGGATTACTTCACCTCTTCTTTAAAGTAGATGATAATTATGAAACTTATATAGATCGTGAAACGGTAAAACCATATCGTTTTATACGTGAAATAGACGAAGGTGGACACACTAAAGATATACAGATAGACTTTGATCATGAAGCCGGCACTGCTTTAGTGAACGATAAAAAGAATAAAGAAGAAACGATCGTTAACATTGAGCCATATACTCAAGATATGATCAGTGCTTTTTATCATTTAAGAAACATGGTAGACATTGAAACGCTTCAGTTAGGAGATGAATTCACTTTACCTATGTTTTTTGACAAAGAGAATTTCGAATTTAAATTGAAATATTTAGGTGAAGAAATCGTAAAAACAAAGTTTGGTCAAGTCGCTTCCCTAAAATTTAGACCTTACGTGCAGTCAGGTCGGGTATTTAAAGAAGAAGAAAGCCTTACCGTTTGGATCTCAAAAGATGCTAATAAAATACCCCTGAGAATAAAAGCAAAACTCGCTGTAGGATCGCTAACCGCTGATTTACAATCTTTTAAAGGACTTAAGCATTCCTTCCAGATTATAGCAGATAATTAG